One Robbsia sp. KACC 23696 DNA segment encodes these proteins:
- a CDS encoding 16S rRNA pseudouridine(516) synthase translates to MDLETLLFSQGFGGRRECRALIERGAIRIDGTVQSDADAAFATADLQFEVDGRIWPFHEKAYVMLHKPSGVECSRDPQHHPSVFSLLPSQLATRGLQCVGRLDQDTTGLLLLSDDGAFVHAMASPRRHVPKRYHATVKHALDDAQLETLRRGVLLHGETVASVPAAATMRESHELALTISEGKYHQVKRMVAAAGNRVEALHRAAIGKLVLPDDLAPGEWRWLTEADLVALRTTPN, encoded by the coding sequence ATGGATCTCGAAACGCTGCTTTTCTCGCAAGGATTCGGCGGGCGGCGGGAATGCCGGGCGCTGATCGAACGCGGTGCGATCCGGATCGACGGCACCGTGCAATCGGATGCCGACGCGGCATTCGCGACCGCCGACCTGCAGTTCGAAGTAGACGGCCGGATCTGGCCGTTTCACGAAAAAGCCTATGTGATGCTGCACAAGCCATCCGGCGTCGAGTGTTCGCGGGATCCGCAACATCATCCGAGCGTGTTTTCGCTGCTACCTTCGCAATTGGCCACGCGGGGCCTGCAATGCGTGGGACGGCTCGACCAGGATACGACAGGGCTGTTGCTGCTTTCCGATGACGGCGCCTTCGTGCATGCGATGGCCTCGCCGCGGCGACATGTGCCCAAGCGCTATCACGCAACCGTGAAGCACGCGCTCGACGACGCGCAGTTGGAGACGTTGCGCCGTGGCGTGCTGTTGCATGGCGAAACGGTCGCAAGCGTCCCGGCCGCCGCGACGATGCGGGAGTCGCACGAACTGGCGCTGACGATCAGCGAAGGGAAATATCACCAGGTGAAACGCATGGTGGCGGCCGCCGGCAATCGCGTCGAGGCCTTGCACCGCGCCGCCATCGGCAAACTGGTGCTGCCCGACGACCTCGCGCCAGGCGAATGGCGCTGGCTCACCGAGGCCGACCTCGTCGCGTTGCGCACGACGCCCAACTGA
- a CDS encoding CDP-6-deoxy-delta-3,4-glucoseen reductase, giving the protein MSFNVTLRPSGRQFQVDADETILAAALRQGVGLPYGCKNGACGSCKGLVVEGTVEQGPHSSSALGNDEKTRGHLLVCCAQATSDLDIQIREIAGVGDMPAKKLPCRVAELEKAADDVMILKLQLPANERLQYLAGQFLEFILKDGKRRAYSIATPPHHEGPIELHIRHLPGGQFTDHVFSAMKARDILRFEGPLGSFFLREDSDKPIVLLASGTGFAPIKAIVEHAIHKQITRPITLYWGARKRADLYLETLANGWSAALPNFTFVPVLSDPLDADGWTGRTGFVHHAVIADTPDLSGHQVYACGAPVMVESAVRDFTAQHGLPAEEFYADAFTSEADLANAV; this is encoded by the coding sequence ATGAGCTTCAACGTCACGCTACGGCCGAGCGGCCGCCAATTCCAAGTCGATGCCGACGAAACCATCCTCGCCGCAGCATTGCGCCAGGGCGTCGGCCTGCCGTACGGCTGCAAGAACGGCGCATGCGGCTCGTGCAAGGGTCTGGTCGTCGAAGGCACCGTCGAGCAAGGTCCGCACTCGTCGTCGGCCCTCGGCAACGATGAAAAGACCCGCGGTCATCTGCTGGTCTGCTGCGCCCAGGCTACGTCCGATCTCGATATCCAGATTCGCGAAATCGCCGGCGTCGGCGACATGCCGGCGAAGAAGTTGCCGTGCCGCGTGGCGGAACTCGAAAAAGCCGCAGACGACGTCATGATTCTGAAGCTGCAATTGCCGGCCAATGAGCGCCTGCAATATCTGGCCGGCCAGTTCCTCGAATTCATTCTCAAGGACGGCAAGCGTCGCGCGTATTCGATCGCGACGCCGCCGCACCACGAGGGGCCGATCGAACTGCATATCCGTCACCTGCCCGGCGGTCAATTCACCGACCACGTGTTCTCGGCGATGAAGGCGCGCGATATTCTCCGCTTCGAAGGCCCGCTAGGCTCCTTCTTCCTGCGCGAAGACAGCGACAAGCCGATCGTTCTGCTGGCATCGGGCACCGGCTTTGCGCCGATCAAGGCCATCGTCGAGCACGCGATCCACAAGCAGATCACGCGTCCGATCACCTTGTACTGGGGTGCCCGCAAACGCGCCGATCTGTATCTCGAAACGTTGGCGAACGGATGGTCCGCGGCGCTGCCGAACTTCACGTTCGTCCCGGTTTTGTCGGATCCGCTGGATGCAGACGGCTGGACGGGAAGGACCGGCTTCGTGCATCATGCAGTGATCGCCGACACGCCCGACCTTTCGGGCCATCAGGTCTATGCCTGTGGCGCGCCGGTCATGGTGGAATCCGCGGTTCGCGATTTCACGGCGCAGCACGGTCTGCCGGCGGAAGAATTCTATGCGGACGCCTTCACCAGCGAAGCGGATCTCGCGAACGCGGTGTAA
- the copD gene encoding copper homeostasis membrane protein CopD, whose product MSVESALVLCRFIHFTALIAWFGRMLYVCVIARPGITPRIAHRLTAQTRQATRWLGALTLLSACAWVPVQTAEMSGGWDDAWQPDLWLAVLDTPFGTVWRWRLLIALATLLLTWVEPRGATRSLPSDLPRDACALPDKAGAQRIACLTLSGTGILLATLGLEGHAAMLCGWAGGLQRANHALHLLSTAAWAGMLPMLLCTLPLLDAGDDQARRTLRRFSTAGHIAVALAVATGVANIAWILGAVPWHGAASSAPYRDGLMSKCLLVAVMIGIALVNRYGIVPAMQLRQQTHPHARASDAARLGRLQNAFRALTWIEIGVALIVIVLVSHFATLDPQ is encoded by the coding sequence ATGTCCGTAGAAAGCGCGCTCGTCCTTTGCCGTTTCATCCACTTCACCGCGCTCATCGCCTGGTTCGGACGGATGCTGTACGTCTGCGTGATCGCCCGACCGGGGATCACGCCGCGCATTGCACACCGTCTGACCGCGCAGACGCGCCAGGCGACGCGCTGGCTGGGCGCTCTGACATTGCTGAGCGCCTGCGCCTGGGTGCCGGTGCAGACCGCCGAGATGAGTGGCGGCTGGGACGACGCCTGGCAACCCGACCTCTGGCTTGCCGTCCTCGACACGCCCTTCGGCACCGTCTGGCGCTGGCGTTTGCTCATCGCGCTGGCGACGCTGCTGCTGACATGGGTCGAGCCGCGTGGCGCCACGCGCTCGCTCCCGTCCGACCTGCCCCGCGACGCGTGCGCCCTCCCCGACAAGGCGGGCGCGCAACGCATCGCCTGTCTGACGCTGAGCGGCACCGGCATCCTGCTGGCCACGCTCGGATTGGAAGGCCATGCCGCGATGCTCTGCGGGTGGGCCGGCGGCTTGCAACGGGCAAATCACGCGCTCCATCTGCTATCCACGGCCGCGTGGGCCGGCATGCTGCCGATGCTGTTATGTACGTTGCCGCTGCTGGACGCCGGCGACGATCAGGCGCGGCGCACGCTGCGGCGCTTTTCCACTGCCGGCCATATCGCTGTCGCTTTGGCCGTCGCCACCGGGGTCGCCAATATCGCCTGGATACTCGGCGCCGTGCCGTGGCATGGGGCCGCTTCGAGCGCGCCGTATCGCGATGGTTTGATGTCCAAGTGCCTGCTCGTCGCCGTGATGATCGGCATCGCTTTGGTGAACCGTTATGGCATCGTCCCCGCCATGCAGCTCAGGCAGCAGACGCACCCCCACGCACGCGCGTCCGACGCCGCGCGCCTGGGCCGCTTGCAAAACGCATTCCGCGCATTGACCTGGATCGAAATCGGCGTGGCGCTGATCGTCATCGTGCTGGTGAGTCATTTCGCCACGCTCGATCCGCAATAA
- a CDS encoding acetylornithine transaminase, which produces MNFQEYPTNSLMYITNRPEIVFTHGKGNWLYDNNDKRYLDFIQGWAVNSLGHSDDGMVDALTEQSRKLINPSPAYYNAPMARLAGLLTENSVFDKVFFANSGAEANEGAIKLARKWGQKNRNGAYEIITFDHSFHGRTLATMSASGKPGWDTIFAPQVPGFPKADLNDIASVEKLITDKTVAVMLEPVQGEGGVIPATREFMQQLRALTTKHNLLLIVDEVQTGCGRTGQLFAYELSGVEPDIMTLGKGIGGGFPLAALLAKESASVFVAGDQGGTYNGNPPMTAVGYEVISRMVAPGFLENVRTCAEYLRSQLLKLSEEYGFAGERGEGLLRALLLGSDIGPQIVEEARLLTPTGLLINAARPNLLRFMPALNVTTADIDDMIALLRLAIDKVVKK; this is translated from the coding sequence ATGAATTTCCAGGAATATCCGACCAACTCGTTGATGTACATCACGAACCGTCCCGAAATCGTGTTTACGCACGGCAAGGGCAATTGGTTATACGACAACAACGACAAGCGATATCTGGACTTCATCCAGGGTTGGGCGGTCAACTCGCTCGGACATAGCGACGACGGCATGGTCGATGCGCTGACGGAACAGTCGCGCAAGCTGATCAATCCGAGCCCGGCCTACTACAACGCGCCGATGGCGCGTCTGGCCGGCCTGTTGACGGAAAATAGCGTCTTCGACAAAGTGTTCTTCGCCAATAGCGGCGCCGAAGCGAACGAAGGCGCGATCAAGCTGGCGCGTAAGTGGGGCCAGAAAAACCGGAACGGCGCCTACGAGATCATCACCTTCGATCACAGCTTCCACGGTCGGACATTGGCAACGATGTCGGCCAGCGGCAAGCCGGGTTGGGACACGATCTTCGCGCCGCAGGTGCCGGGATTCCCGAAGGCGGACTTGAACGATATCGCATCGGTGGAGAAGCTGATCACCGACAAGACCGTCGCGGTCATGCTCGAGCCGGTTCAAGGCGAAGGCGGCGTGATTCCGGCCACGCGCGAATTCATGCAGCAACTGCGCGCGTTGACGACCAAGCACAATCTGCTGCTGATCGTCGACGAAGTGCAGACCGGTTGCGGCCGTACCGGCCAGTTGTTCGCCTATGAGTTGTCGGGTGTCGAGCCGGACATCATGACGCTGGGCAAGGGCATCGGTGGCGGCTTCCCGCTGGCCGCACTGCTGGCAAAGGAATCGGCGTCGGTGTTCGTAGCCGGCGACCAGGGCGGCACGTACAACGGCAACCCGCCGATGACGGCGGTGGGCTATGAAGTCATCAGCCGCATGGTGGCGCCGGGCTTCCTGGAAAATGTCCGCACGTGTGCCGAATACCTGCGTAGTCAGTTGCTGAAGCTGTCCGAGGAGTACGGTTTCGCCGGCGAGCGTGGCGAAGGCCTGTTGCGCGCCCTGCTACTGGGCAGCGATATCGGCCCGCAGATCGTGGAAGAAGCACGCCTGCTGACGCCGACCGGTCTGTTGATCAATGCGGCGCGCCCGAACCTGCTGCGCTTCATGCCGGCGCTGAATGTGACCACCGCCGATATCGACGACATGATCGCCCTGTTGCGTCTGGCGATCGACAAAGTCGTCAAGAAGTAA
- a CDS encoding ABC transporter ATP-binding protein yields the protein MSNNKVRLFIKGVNKRFGGLQALSDVGMTIMEGQIYGLIGPNGAGKTTFFNVVTGLYEPDSGEFVLDGSTYKPTTVHEVAKAGIARTFQNIRLFGGMTALENVMTGRHVRTKQGLIGAVLRTPGERREEREVKERAMELLEYVGVAKYADYTARNLSYGHQRRLEIARALATDPKLLALDEPAAGMNATEKVELRALLDKIRSDGRTILLIEHDVKLMMGLCDRITVLDYGKVIAEGVPQDIQKDPKVIEAYLGSGGH from the coding sequence ATGAGCAATAACAAGGTGCGCCTGTTCATCAAGGGCGTAAACAAGCGGTTCGGCGGCCTGCAGGCTTTGTCCGATGTCGGCATGACGATCATGGAAGGCCAGATCTATGGCCTGATTGGCCCGAACGGCGCCGGCAAGACGACGTTCTTCAATGTGGTAACGGGGCTGTACGAGCCGGACTCGGGCGAATTCGTGCTGGACGGCTCGACCTATAAGCCGACCACGGTGCACGAAGTGGCGAAGGCGGGCATTGCGCGGACGTTCCAGAATATCCGCCTGTTCGGCGGCATGACCGCGTTGGAAAACGTGATGACCGGTCGCCATGTGCGGACCAAGCAAGGTCTGATCGGCGCGGTGTTGCGGACGCCGGGCGAACGCAGGGAAGAGCGCGAAGTGAAGGAACGCGCAATGGAGCTGCTCGAATACGTCGGCGTGGCGAAGTACGCGGACTACACGGCGCGGAATCTGTCCTACGGCCATCAACGCCGTCTGGAAATTGCTCGTGCGTTGGCGACCGATCCAAAACTGCTGGCGCTGGACGAACCGGCCGCCGGTATGAACGCAACCGAGAAGGTCGAGCTGCGCGCGCTGCTCGACAAGATCCGTTCCGATGGCCGTACGATCCTGTTGATCGAACACGACGTGAAACTGATGATGGGGCTGTGCGACCGTATCACCGTGCTGGACTACGGCAAAGTGATCGCGGAAGGCGTGCCGCAAGACATTCAGAAGGATCCGAAAGTGATTGAAGCCTATTTGGGCTCCGGGGGCCATTGA
- a CDS encoding NAD(P)-dependent oxidoreductase, whose product MLDINSVGFIGFGAMAQRMAVHLREKGIKTVKAYAPSQTSGERAGTPMAASIAALVADVDAVIVSLPADEQVSAAMYGDDGALAHMRAGQLLINTTSNSPQVSIDLYEAAKARGIAAVDAPVSGSTPEAEAAQLVVIAGGDAADFQRAQPVLAMIAKAVHHIGGPGYGSKMKLVINGIMGAGMIALTEAFTYGLKAGIEKDTLFDVLGGIAAVSPHHGRKLKSIRSGDFTSQFPSRLMSKDMRLLLDELNRLGVPAGTLAAAAQTLALGDLKRPNDDYSVIGVEFPKIVGITL is encoded by the coding sequence ATGCTGGATATCAACAGCGTTGGATTTATCGGTTTCGGCGCGATGGCGCAACGTATGGCCGTGCACTTGCGCGAAAAAGGCATCAAGACGGTAAAAGCCTACGCTCCCAGCCAGACGAGCGGAGAACGCGCGGGTACGCCGATGGCCGCATCGATCGCGGCGCTGGTGGCCGATGTCGATGCCGTCATCGTGTCGCTGCCGGCAGACGAACAAGTCAGCGCCGCGATGTATGGCGACGACGGTGCACTCGCCCATATGCGCGCCGGCCAATTGCTGATCAATACGACGTCGAACTCGCCGCAAGTATCGATCGACCTGTATGAAGCCGCCAAGGCGCGCGGGATCGCGGCCGTGGACGCGCCGGTCAGCGGCAGCACGCCGGAAGCCGAAGCGGCGCAACTGGTCGTCATCGCTGGCGGCGACGCGGCGGACTTTCAACGTGCGCAGCCGGTGTTGGCGATGATCGCGAAGGCCGTGCACCACATCGGCGGCCCGGGCTATGGCTCGAAGATGAAGTTGGTGATCAACGGCATCATGGGCGCCGGCATGATCGCGCTGACGGAAGCGTTCACCTATGGTCTGAAGGCCGGCATCGAGAAAGACACGCTGTTCGACGTGCTGGGCGGCATCGCTGCCGTATCGCCGCACCATGGCCGCAAGCTGAAGTCGATCCGCTCGGGTGATTTCACCTCGCAGTTCCCAAGCCGCTTGATGAGCAAGGACATGCGTCTGCTGCTCGACGAGCTGAACCGTCTGGGCGTACCGGCCGGCACCTTGGCTGCCGCCGCGCAAACGCTAGCGCTGGGCGACCTGAAGCGCCCGAATGACGACTACTCGGTGATCGGCGTGGAATTCCCGAAAATCGTCGGCATCACGCTTTAA
- a CDS encoding branched-chain amino acid ABC transporter permease produces MDTFIQQIINGLVLGSIYAIIALGYTMVYGILGIINFAHGDVLMVGAMVALSAINVLQAHFPNLPGWVTLIIALVIAAVVCSVVGYLIERGAYRPLRRAPRLAPLITAIGVSILLETVAMMIWGRNPLMFPQLLPTDPLNVIAATDTTPGAVISGTEIIIIVTAFLVMGGLLLLVNKTRLGRAMRATSENRNVAGLMGVNPNFVISATFMIGSALAALAGVMIASEYGNVHFYMGFLPGMKAFTAAVLGGIGNLGGAMVGGIVLGLIEQLGAGYIGGLTGGVFGSNYQDVFAFIVLIVVLVFRPSGLLGERVADRA; encoded by the coding sequence ATGGATACCTTCATCCAGCAGATCATCAACGGGCTGGTGCTGGGAAGCATCTACGCGATCATCGCGCTGGGTTATACGATGGTGTACGGGATCCTGGGCATCATCAATTTCGCGCACGGCGACGTGCTGATGGTGGGGGCGATGGTCGCGTTGTCGGCGATCAATGTCCTGCAGGCACACTTTCCGAATCTTCCGGGCTGGGTGACGCTGATCATCGCGTTGGTCATTGCGGCAGTCGTGTGTTCGGTCGTCGGTTACCTGATCGAGCGGGGCGCCTATCGTCCGCTGCGCCGTGCGCCGCGCCTGGCGCCGCTGATTACCGCGATCGGCGTGTCGATCCTGTTGGAAACGGTCGCGATGATGATCTGGGGCCGTAACCCGTTGATGTTCCCGCAGTTGCTGCCGACCGATCCGTTGAATGTCATTGCCGCAACGGACACCACGCCGGGTGCGGTGATTTCCGGAACGGAAATCATCATCATCGTCACCGCTTTCCTGGTCATGGGTGGTCTGCTGTTGCTGGTCAACAAGACGCGACTCGGCCGGGCGATGCGTGCGACTTCCGAGAACCGTAACGTCGCCGGCCTGATGGGCGTCAACCCGAACTTTGTGATTTCCGCGACGTTCATGATCGGCTCCGCTCTGGCGGCGCTGGCTGGGGTGATGATCGCGTCCGAATACGGCAACGTGCACTTCTACATGGGCTTCCTGCCAGGGATGAAGGCGTTCACCGCGGCGGTGCTGGGCGGGATCGGGAATCTGGGCGGTGCGATGGTCGGTGGCATCGTGCTCGGCTTGATCGAGCAGTTGGGTGCCGGTTATATCGGTGGCCTGACCGGCGGCGTCTTCGGCAGTAATTATCAGGACGTGTTCGCATTCATCGTGCTGATCGTCGTGCTGGTGTTCCGTCCGTCCGGTCTGCTGGGCGAACGGGTCGCGGACCGCGCCTGA
- a CDS encoding ABC transporter ATP-binding protein, which produces MSEAMLSIKGLEVKYGGIQAVKGVDLEVHQGELVTLIGANGAGKTTTMKAITGLQGISGGDIQYQGQSIKGVPPYELLKRGLAMVPEGRGIFARMSILENMQMGAYLRRDTAAIKSDTERMFNFFPRLRERQAQYAGTLSGGEQQMLAMARALLSRPKLLLLDEPSMGLSPIMVEKIFEVVREISSEGLTVLLVEQNARLALQAANRGYVMDSGIITMNGDAKDMLNDPKVRAAYLGE; this is translated from the coding sequence ATGAGCGAAGCGATGTTGAGTATCAAGGGCCTGGAAGTGAAATACGGCGGTATCCAGGCGGTCAAGGGCGTGGATCTCGAGGTGCACCAGGGTGAACTGGTGACGCTGATCGGTGCGAACGGCGCCGGCAAGACCACGACGATGAAGGCCATCACCGGTCTGCAAGGGATCAGTGGCGGCGACATTCAATACCAGGGCCAGTCCATCAAGGGCGTCCCTCCGTACGAGCTGTTGAAGCGCGGCCTGGCGATGGTGCCGGAAGGCCGTGGCATCTTCGCGCGGATGTCGATTCTCGAAAATATGCAGATGGGGGCCTATCTGCGTCGCGACACCGCGGCGATCAAGAGCGACACGGAGCGGATGTTCAACTTCTTCCCGCGTCTGCGCGAGCGTCAGGCGCAGTACGCCGGTACGTTGTCGGGCGGCGAGCAGCAGATGTTGGCGATGGCGCGTGCCTTGTTGAGTCGCCCGAAGCTGCTGCTGCTGGATGAGCCGTCGATGGGCCTGTCGCCGATCATGGTCGAGAAGATCTTCGAAGTCGTGCGTGAAATCTCGTCGGAAGGCTTGACGGTGCTGCTGGTCGAGCAGAATGCCCGTCTGGCACTGCAAGCGGCCAATCGCGGCTACGTGATGGATTCGGGCATCATCACGATGAACGGCGACGCGAAGGACATGCTGAACGATCCGAAGGTCCGCGCTGCCTACCTGGGCGAGTAA
- a CDS encoding SDR family NAD(P)-dependent oxidoreductase produces MIATRLLRRPRVVIVGYGDVAARTIPLLAPRYRVVAVRRHAARREPDVDQRESPSPVTPIAGDLDARRSLRRAAALTASAFGVLYFAPPAPQGASDPRTRRWIAAVSAAAAGQARRLGRRRFGGIVPEHTAPASSRGAYALLRVVYASTSGVYGDCGGAEVAETRPVAPSNARAVRRVDAERQWRETAKNQAASGQGGRRLAVSILRIPGIYAADRLPVTRLREAMPALRESDDVFTNHIQADDLAAIAVRALTHGRSQRLYHASDDSRLRMGDYFDKVADAVGLPRPPRLPRDAAAERLSPAMWSFMRESRQLLNARLHRELGVRLRYPDVDALLRTLGTSARSEGSTGASVAPSRQDQP; encoded by the coding sequence ATGATCGCTACGCGTTTGCTCCGCCGACCGCGTGTCGTCATCGTCGGTTACGGCGATGTCGCCGCGCGCACCATACCACTGCTTGCCCCGCGCTACCGGGTCGTCGCCGTGCGGCGTCATGCTGCACGGCGCGAACCCGATGTTGATCAGCGCGAATCGCCATCACCCGTGACGCCGATCGCCGGCGATCTCGATGCGAGACGCTCGCTGCGGCGCGCGGCGGCGTTGACCGCCTCGGCGTTCGGCGTGCTGTACTTCGCACCGCCGGCACCGCAGGGGGCATCCGACCCGCGTACGCGCCGTTGGATCGCGGCGGTGTCGGCCGCGGCGGCAGGGCAGGCGCGTCGCCTGGGGCGGCGTCGCTTCGGGGGTATTGTACCCGAGCACACCGCGCCGGCGTCGTCACGCGGCGCATATGCACTATTGCGCGTCGTGTATGCGAGTACCAGCGGCGTCTACGGCGATTGCGGTGGTGCCGAAGTCGCGGAAACACGTCCGGTGGCCCCGAGCAATGCGCGCGCGGTGCGTCGCGTCGATGCGGAGCGGCAATGGCGCGAGACGGCGAAAAATCAGGCCGCCAGCGGGCAGGGCGGCCGTCGTCTCGCGGTGTCGATTTTGCGTATTCCGGGTATCTATGCCGCCGACCGATTGCCGGTGACGCGTCTGCGCGAGGCGATGCCGGCGTTGCGCGAAAGCGACGACGTATTCACCAATCACATCCAGGCAGACGACCTCGCCGCCATCGCGGTGCGGGCGTTGACGCATGGACGGTCGCAGCGGCTGTATCACGCGAGCGATGATAGTCGCCTCAGAATGGGCGACTATTTCGACAAGGTTGCCGATGCGGTGGGACTGCCGCGCCCACCGCGTCTGCCACGCGATGCGGCGGCGGAACGCCTGTCGCCGGCGATGTGGTCGTTTATGAGAGAGTCGCGGCAGCTGCTTAACGCGCGCTTGCATCGCGAGCTTGGGGTGCGTCTGCGCTATCCGGACGTCGATGCCTTGCTGCGAACGCTCGGCACGTCGGCGCGGTCGGAGGGATCGACGGGAGCCAGCGTTGCACCTAGCCGGCAGGATCAGCCCTGA